In the Candidatus Electrothrix rattekaaiensis genome, one interval contains:
- a CDS encoding glucoamylase family protein, with product MLRSELFSIGQLKRHAVLLAGQHKIEPRPGPDKLLRRLADNERVLLMAYDVVTAAAPGQRIVPAEAWLLDNFYLIEQQISLARRHLPRGYSRQLPRLADGLSAGFPRIYDLALELISHMDGRVDSDNTIQFIAAYQTAEPLMLGELWAFPIMLRLALLENLRRIGWLIARRREELDAAITWADRMLEAAEREPKQLIQLLAEFANADVPLTAPFVEEFYARLQAQGSAMAFVQAWVEQKLLEQGVTATQLSAAAGRTAAANQISIANSISSLRFIGAMDWSDFVESLSVVEQTLRDDPSGMHVNQDFATRDRYRHIIEVVARDTAHSELAVAQQTVALARTAAEKSGTDDRTAHVGFYLIDQGRPALEQAVGCRFSWRLLWKLPASRMSQHFRLSLYLLPILLLTLLSTSVVLSSFNGFVSGGWRFCFFAITGLISSTALAVPLVNRLATLLMPPRTLPRLDFSKGIPFVHRTMVIVPTLLGSQQDIDELLEALEIRYLGNRDPHLFFALLTDFHDASERTLPDDDALISHARKAIQVLNKTYRDDRPCIFYLFHRPRVWNPYEQIWMGYERKRGKLEQFNSILRGEAQTAFSDIVGDPSILRSIKYVITLDTDTQLPRDAARTLIGNIAHPLNRPVYDPDKGRVVQGYAILQPRASISLISAGRSQFTKLFAGEAGIDPYTREISDVYQDIFGEGSFVGKGIYDVDAFRQAVDGRFPENLILSHDLLESGYARSALVTDVDLIEEYPASYVMEVSRRHRWIRGDWQLAGWLLPHVLGSSGAKAKRQSKNPLSALSVWKIFDNLRRSLVSPALFALLVGGWLFGPGSAWFWTVLVVTVLFLPSVLGAVIEFIRKPEEHDWPMHLLLTGKSTGRPIVLALLTLVFLPYDTLICLDAIRRSGVRMLFTQRGLLLWHLPSYARRNARRSWADFFIEMWIAPVLAMALGLALAFVVGGGSRSADLLFSAPVLLLWLVSPIIGWWISRPLLSPSPDVSDEQRSFLRMSARRTWRFFADFVGPEDNWLPPDNFQEYPVPAIASRTSPTNIGMSLLANLAAYDFGYIAAGELLQLTENTLTTMEKLERYCGHFYNWYDTRSLQQLRPQYISSVDSGNLVGSLLTLQAGLVELKHQPVLSLNAFLGLQDTLQVLAEQVLVEQELTEQVSSSQIADLQEKVKALQDTLHSHTLTKQPRTLAAATILLDEMYRLGGELVSWLPADIDTDGELYCWAKAFDRQLQALRDDLKFLASVPQQFSHIPTLTELAELAGSTKKTSAAGACCQGALERLNIIDDLVHRCRKLAEMDFEFLYDTSRCLLTIGYDAGERRSDPGCYDLLASEARLASFLLISQGQVPQKHWFSLGRLLTSHGGDVSLISWSGSMFEYLMPALIMPSYENTLLAQACKAAVSRQIEYGRQRAVPWGISESCYNATDRHQVYQYRAFGVPGLGLKRGLGDDLVIAPYASALALTVMPQEACHNLQTLATNGFLGSYGFYDAVDYTPSRVPRGKNNAIVRTFMAHHQGMSLLAFAHVLLNQPMQRRFISDPLVRATELLLQERVPKKESTLHPHAAEVSAAAHPSPAEAGEIMRVFTDPDTPTPEVHLLSNGRYHVMATNAGGGYSSWRDLAVTRWREDVTADCWGTFIYLRDRDTGHYWSTAHQPTLRKADHYEAIFVQARAEYRRCDQAVEAYTEISVSPEDDVEIRRVTLTNKSNRTRHIETTSYAEVVLAPLNADLAHRSFSNLFVQTEILADRQAILCTRRPRTPGEQVPWMFHLLAAPGTIADEPSFETDRAQFIGRGRTPANPVVMEKTGPSTLSNTDGSVLDPIVAIRRTITLSADESATVQIISGIADTQEAALALLDKYCDRHFVDRAFEMAWFQSQEVLRNLGASEVDAQFFGRLAASVIYSNALRRAAPGIIARNRLGQSGLWRFAISGDLPIVLIYISDIKRIDLVKQMLQAHAYWRMKGLTADLVIVNEDFSGYRAVLHDRIMGLINAGPEAQMFEKPGGVFVRRADELSEEDRVLFQTVARIVFTDTAETLAEQMDRRVSPKRVPDNLVPLQQPAAEIVYPLSARERIFSNGLGGFTPDGHEYIITLEPGQNTPAPWVNVIASPHIGTVVSESGSAYTWVENAHEFRLTTWHNDPLCDSSGEAFYIRDEETGAFWSPTPLPACGRSGYVCRHGFGYSIFEHEEAGISSELSTYVAMDAPVKFAVIKLRNTSNRPRQLSLTGYWELVLGEWRHANMMHIVTETDPHSGALFARNAYGRECGNRVVFVQISELERAVTGNRTGFIGRNGTLANPAAMRRKRLSGRTGAGFDPCAAMQTRIELAQGQEREIVFIFGAAQHTDEAQHFIQRFSGSAGARLALESVWEYWNHTLGAVNVDTPDPALNVLANGWLIYQTLSSRLWGRSGYYQSGGAYGFRDQLQDTMALVHTTPWLAREQLIRCAERQFLQGDVQHWWHPPNGQGVRTHFSDDYLWLPYATCRYVLATGDTGVLDESVHFLEGRELNPKEEAHFDCPQRSAEKASLYEHCVRAIKHGLRFGEHQLPLMGCGDWNDGMNLVGRDGKGESVWLGWFLYHNLRLFADLARGRNDKDFADMCKGQASQLLTNIEANAWDGDWYRRAYFDDGTPLGSSANDECQIDSISQSWAVISGGGDPIRTRQSMKAVDKHLVRRDARLIQLLAPPLDTSDLEPGYIKGYVPGVRENGGQYTHAAIWTTMAFAMMGDRKRAWELFAMINPVNHGSGLAEIERYKVEPYVMCADIYGASPHTGRGGWTWYTGAAGWMYRLTVETLLGLQLEGDRLLIAPCIPDHWESYKIHYRYRETVYHITIKSVKSVDEKSEEQVVQMIQVTADGVVVENAGQRQGIIPLVDDHQEHHVEVTVGSGHLNSE from the coding sequence TTGCTACGCTCGGAGCTGTTCAGCATCGGGCAACTGAAGCGTCACGCGGTACTACTGGCCGGGCAACATAAAATTGAGCCGCGTCCGGGACCGGACAAATTGCTGCGCCGACTGGCTGATAATGAACGCGTTCTCCTGATGGCCTATGATGTTGTGACAGCAGCAGCACCAGGACAACGGATCGTCCCGGCAGAGGCTTGGCTGCTTGACAATTTTTATCTCATCGAGCAGCAGATCAGTTTGGCGCGTCGGCATTTGCCGCGCGGGTATAGCCGTCAGTTGCCGCGACTGGCCGACGGCCTGTCAGCTGGTTTTCCCCGCATCTATGACTTGGCTTTGGAGCTGATCTCGCACATGGACGGTCGTGTCGACAGCGACAATACCATCCAATTCATTGCCGCATACCAGACCGCTGAACCCTTAATGCTGGGAGAATTGTGGGCTTTCCCGATCATGCTGCGCTTGGCGTTACTGGAAAATCTTCGCCGGATCGGGTGGCTTATCGCCCGTCGGCGCGAGGAGCTTGATGCAGCCATCACCTGGGCGGATCGCATGCTCGAAGCGGCTGAACGGGAACCAAAACAGCTTATCCAGCTACTTGCCGAGTTTGCCAATGCCGATGTGCCTTTGACTGCACCGTTTGTGGAGGAATTTTACGCAAGACTCCAGGCACAGGGGTCTGCTATGGCCTTTGTGCAAGCCTGGGTTGAACAAAAACTCCTCGAACAGGGGGTAACCGCAACACAGTTGTCGGCAGCGGCCGGACGAACAGCAGCAGCAAACCAGATTTCCATTGCAAACAGTATCAGCAGCCTGCGTTTTATCGGCGCAATGGACTGGAGTGATTTTGTCGAGTCGCTCAGTGTGGTTGAGCAGACCTTGCGTGATGACCCGTCGGGAATGCATGTCAACCAGGATTTCGCTACCCGGGACAGGTACCGGCATATCATCGAAGTCGTGGCAAGGGACACTGCACACAGTGAGTTGGCAGTGGCACAGCAAACCGTCGCCTTAGCCCGGACTGCTGCGGAAAAATCCGGGACCGATGACCGCACTGCGCATGTTGGTTTTTATCTGATCGATCAAGGACGACCGGCATTAGAACAGGCGGTCGGCTGCCGTTTTTCATGGCGTTTGTTATGGAAATTACCGGCCAGCCGGATGAGTCAACATTTTCGTCTGAGCCTTTACCTGCTCCCTATCCTTTTGCTCACCCTGCTTTCGACCTCTGTCGTCCTTTCCTCTTTCAACGGATTTGTATCAGGGGGCTGGCGTTTCTGTTTTTTTGCAATCACCGGCCTCATCAGCTCCACTGCCCTGGCCGTGCCGCTGGTAAATCGGTTGGCGACGCTTCTCATGCCGCCCCGCACCCTGCCGCGATTGGATTTTTCCAAAGGCATTCCATTTGTTCATCGCACTATGGTCATTGTCCCGACTTTACTGGGCAGTCAGCAGGATATTGATGAGCTTCTCGAAGCCCTGGAAATCCGCTATCTCGGCAATCGCGATCCGCATTTGTTTTTTGCCTTACTGACGGATTTTCATGATGCATCCGAACGCACTCTGCCGGACGATGACGCTCTGATCTCCCATGCGCGCAAAGCAATCCAAGTGCTCAACAAGACCTACCGCGACGACCGTCCATGCATTTTCTATCTGTTTCACCGACCCCGGGTTTGGAATCCCTACGAACAAATATGGATGGGATACGAGCGCAAGCGCGGCAAATTGGAGCAGTTCAACAGTATACTGCGCGGCGAAGCACAAACTGCATTCTCTGATATTGTCGGTGATCCTTCCATTCTCCGTTCGATTAAGTATGTCATCACGCTGGATACGGACACGCAACTGCCCCGCGACGCAGCCCGCACCCTGATCGGTAATATTGCCCATCCTCTGAATCGACCTGTTTATGACCCCGACAAGGGGCGCGTTGTCCAAGGCTATGCGATTCTCCAACCACGCGCATCAATCAGTCTGATCAGCGCAGGCCGATCACAGTTTACCAAATTGTTCGCAGGTGAAGCAGGCATTGATCCCTATACTCGCGAAATATCAGATGTCTACCAGGATATTTTCGGTGAGGGATCGTTTGTCGGCAAGGGCATCTATGATGTGGATGCATTTCGTCAGGCCGTGGATGGACGCTTTCCAGAGAATCTCATTCTCAGTCACGATTTATTGGAAAGCGGCTATGCGCGTTCGGCCTTGGTGACTGATGTGGATCTCATTGAAGAGTATCCGGCCAGTTACGTTATGGAAGTCAGCCGGCGACACCGTTGGATACGCGGCGACTGGCAGCTTGCTGGCTGGCTGTTACCGCATGTGCTCGGCTCAAGCGGAGCAAAAGCAAAGCGGCAATCGAAGAATCCGCTCAGTGCCTTGTCGGTGTGGAAAATTTTCGACAACCTGCGCCGCAGTCTTGTATCACCGGCACTGTTTGCCTTGTTGGTCGGTGGTTGGCTCTTTGGTCCGGGATCGGCATGGTTCTGGACCGTGCTGGTTGTGACTGTATTGTTTCTGCCATCCGTGCTGGGAGCTGTGATTGAGTTCATCCGTAAGCCGGAAGAACATGATTGGCCGATGCACCTGCTCCTGACCGGCAAATCCACAGGCCGTCCAATTGTGCTTGCTTTGCTGACCTTGGTCTTTTTGCCCTATGACACCTTGATTTGCCTGGATGCGATCCGCCGCTCAGGTGTACGGATGCTGTTCACGCAGCGCGGATTATTGCTCTGGCATTTACCGTCCTATGCACGTCGCAACGCGCGTCGGTCGTGGGCTGATTTTTTTATCGAGATGTGGATTGCGCCGGTTCTGGCAATGGCTCTAGGCCTAGCTTTAGCTTTTGTAGTAGGGGGCGGCAGTCGATCAGCGGACCTGCTCTTTTCTGCGCCTGTCCTGTTGCTCTGGCTGGTGTCGCCAATCATCGGCTGGTGGATCAGCAGGCCGCTGTTGTCGCCCTCTCCGGATGTAAGCGATGAGCAGCGGTCATTCCTGCGAATGTCGGCCCGGCGAACCTGGCGTTTCTTTGCGGATTTCGTCGGACCGGAGGACAACTGGCTGCCGCCTGACAACTTCCAGGAATATCCGGTTCCGGCCATTGCCTCCCGGACCTCGCCCACGAACATCGGCATGTCCTTGCTTGCCAACCTAGCTGCATACGATTTCGGTTACATTGCCGCCGGAGAACTTCTGCAGCTGACCGAAAACACCTTGACCACCATGGAAAAGCTGGAGCGTTACTGCGGCCATTTTTACAATTGGTACGATACGCGAAGCCTGCAACAGCTCCGTCCGCAATATATCTCTTCCGTAGACAGCGGCAACTTGGTGGGCAGCCTGCTCACCTTGCAAGCGGGACTGGTCGAGTTGAAACATCAACCGGTGTTGTCCTTAAATGCTTTTTTGGGATTACAGGACACCTTGCAGGTCTTAGCTGAACAGGTCTTAGTTGAACAAGAGTTAACCGAGCAGGTTTCCTCTTCGCAAATCGCTGATCTTCAAGAGAAGGTGAAGGCTTTACAGGATACGCTCCACTCACACACGCTCACCAAGCAGCCCCGGACACTGGCTGCGGCTACGATCCTGTTGGATGAGATGTATCGTCTTGGCGGCGAACTGGTTTCGTGGTTGCCAGCGGATATTGATACTGACGGAGAGCTTTATTGCTGGGCAAAGGCATTTGACCGGCAATTGCAAGCCCTTCGAGATGATCTGAAGTTTCTTGCATCCGTACCACAGCAGTTCAGTCATATCCCGACATTGACGGAATTAGCTGAACTGGCCGGATCGACCAAGAAAACCTCAGCCGCAGGAGCGTGCTGTCAGGGCGCGTTGGAGCGACTCAACATCATCGACGATCTGGTGCATCGTTGCCGTAAACTTGCGGAAATGGACTTTGAATTTCTCTACGATACGTCACGCTGCCTGCTGACCATAGGTTACGATGCAGGAGAACGGCGGAGCGATCCCGGCTGCTACGACCTGCTGGCCTCAGAAGCACGCTTGGCCAGTTTCCTGCTCATCTCGCAGGGTCAGGTGCCGCAGAAGCATTGGTTTTCACTCGGTCGCCTGCTGACAAGTCATGGGGGTGATGTGAGCTTAATTTCGTGGAGCGGCTCAATGTTCGAATACCTCATGCCAGCACTGATCATGCCGAGTTACGAGAATACCTTGTTGGCGCAGGCCTGCAAGGCCGCAGTGTCCCGCCAGATAGAATACGGTCGACAACGCGCGGTGCCGTGGGGTATTTCCGAGTCCTGCTATAATGCCACGGATAGACATCAGGTCTATCAATACAGGGCCTTTGGTGTTCCCGGTCTGGGCCTCAAGCGCGGGTTGGGAGACGATCTGGTCATTGCTCCTTATGCCAGCGCACTGGCACTGACAGTGATGCCGCAGGAAGCATGTCATAACTTGCAGACGCTGGCAACTAATGGGTTTCTCGGCAGCTATGGCTTCTATGATGCCGTGGATTACACGCCGTCCCGGGTGCCGCGCGGGAAGAATAATGCCATTGTTCGTACCTTTATGGCGCATCATCAGGGAATGAGCCTGCTGGCTTTTGCGCACGTATTGCTCAATCAGCCGATGCAGCGCCGATTCATATCCGACCCTCTTGTCCGGGCCACGGAATTGTTATTACAGGAGCGGGTGCCGAAAAAAGAATCCACCCTGCACCCGCACGCAGCTGAAGTGAGTGCTGCCGCTCATCCCTCCCCGGCTGAAGCAGGCGAGATCATGCGCGTCTTTACTGACCCGGACACGCCGACACCTGAAGTTCACCTGTTGTCCAACGGCAGATACCACGTTATGGCGACCAATGCCGGTGGCGGGTACAGCAGCTGGCGAGATCTGGCCGTGACCCGCTGGCGCGAGGACGTCACTGCCGACTGCTGGGGAACATTTATTTATTTGCGGGATCGCGACACCGGTCATTATTGGTCAACCGCACATCAACCGACTCTGCGCAAGGCTGATCATTACGAGGCGATTTTTGTGCAGGCGCGTGCTGAATACCGGCGATGCGATCAGGCCGTGGAAGCATACACCGAAATCAGCGTTTCCCCTGAAGACGATGTGGAGATCCGTCGTGTTACGCTCACGAATAAATCGAATCGTACCCGTCATATCGAGACGACAAGTTACGCAGAGGTCGTTCTGGCACCGTTGAATGCCGACCTAGCCCACCGTTCTTTCAGTAATTTGTTTGTGCAGACCGAAATCCTCGCCGACCGGCAGGCGATTCTCTGCACTCGTCGCCCCCGCACACCGGGAGAGCAGGTGCCGTGGATGTTTCACCTGTTAGCAGCACCCGGCACGATTGCCGACGAACCGTCTTTTGAGACGGATCGCGCCCAATTTATCGGTCGAGGGCGAACTCCGGCCAACCCGGTGGTCATGGAGAAGACAGGGCCGTCGACGTTGTCAAATACTGATGGTTCGGTGCTTGATCCCATCGTGGCAATCCGCCGTACCATCACCTTGTCTGCCGACGAATCAGCAACCGTGCAGATCATCTCCGGTATCGCGGATACGCAGGAGGCGGCATTGGCCTTGCTTGACAAGTACTGTGACCGGCATTTTGTTGACCGCGCCTTTGAAATGGCATGGTTCCAGAGCCAGGAGGTCTTACGCAACCTGGGCGCAAGCGAAGTCGATGCACAGTTTTTTGGCCGCCTGGCTGCTTCGGTCATTTACAGCAATGCCCTGCGCCGCGCCGCACCCGGCATCATTGCCCGCAACCGGCTTGGTCAATCTGGACTTTGGCGTTTTGCCATTTCAGGCGATCTACCCATTGTCCTGATATACATCAGCGACATAAAACGCATTGATCTGGTCAAACAGATGCTGCAGGCCCATGCCTATTGGCGGATGAAGGGCCTGACTGCGGATTTGGTGATAGTGAACGAGGATTTCTCCGGCTACCGGGCGGTTCTGCACGACCGGATCATGGGGCTGATCAACGCTGGCCCGGAAGCGCAAATGTTCGAGAAACCGGGAGGGGTCTTTGTCCGGCGTGCTGATGAACTTTCCGAGGAAGACCGGGTGTTGTTTCAGACGGTCGCCCGCATAGTCTTTACCGATACCGCCGAGACCTTGGCCGAACAGATGGATCGCCGTGTATCGCCCAAGCGTGTGCCGGATAATCTGGTGCCCTTACAGCAACCCGCAGCTGAGATTGTTTATCCGCTGTCAGCACGCGAACGCATTTTCTCCAACGGTCTTGGGGGCTTCACACCCGACGGCCACGAATACATTATCACCCTTGAACCTGGTCAGAATACGCCGGCACCGTGGGTCAATGTCATTGCCAGCCCGCATATCGGCACCGTGGTCAGCGAGAGCGGCAGTGCCTATACCTGGGTGGAAAACGCCCACGAATTTCGCTTGACCACCTGGCACAACGACCCTCTCTGCGACAGCAGCGGCGAGGCATTCTACATCCGGGACGAAGAAACAGGGGCATTCTGGTCACCGACACCCTTGCCCGCCTGCGGTCGGTCCGGGTATGTCTGCCGACACGGCTTCGGGTACAGTATATTCGAGCATGAGGAAGCCGGTATTTCCTCGGAGCTGTCCACCTACGTTGCAATGGACGCTCCGGTGAAGTTTGCGGTCATAAAGCTTCGCAATACTTCAAATCGTCCACGTCAATTATCACTGACCGGTTATTGGGAACTGGTGCTTGGTGAATGGCGACACGCTAATATGATGCACATTGTTACTGAGACAGATCCGCACAGCGGGGCGTTGTTTGCCCGTAATGCATACGGTCGCGAATGCGGTAATCGGGTCGTCTTTGTGCAGATCAGTGAGCTTGAGCGTGCAGTGACTGGAAACCGTACAGGGTTCATTGGCCGTAACGGCACACTGGCCAACCCGGCGGCTATGCGCCGCAAGCGTTTGTCCGGCAGGACAGGGGCTGGTTTTGATCCCTGTGCCGCGATGCAGACCCGGATCGAACTGGCCCAAGGCCAGGAGCGCGAGATCGTCTTCATCTTCGGGGCAGCCCAACACACCGACGAAGCACAGCATTTCATCCAGCGATTCAGCGGCTCAGCCGGTGCTCGGCTGGCATTGGAATCAGTGTGGGAATACTGGAACCACACCTTGGGCGCGGTGAACGTAGACACACCTGATCCCGCCTTGAACGTACTGGCCAATGGCTGGCTGATCTATCAAACACTGTCCAGCAGGCTCTGGGGCCGGAGCGGATATTATCAGTCCGGCGGGGCCTACGGTTTTCGCGATCAATTGCAGGACACTATGGCCTTGGTCCATACGACACCCTGGCTCGCCCGGGAGCAGTTGATCCGTTGCGCTGAACGCCAGTTCCTTCAGGGGGATGTGCAGCACTGGTGGCATCCACCCAACGGACAAGGGGTACGCACCCATTTTTCCGATGACTACCTGTGGCTGCCCTATGCAACCTGTCGTTATGTGCTGGCGACCGGCGACACAGGGGTACTTGACGAGTCAGTCCATTTCCTGGAAGGTCGCGAGTTGAATCCGAAAGAAGAGGCTCATTTCGACTGTCCGCAACGCTCGGCTGAAAAGGCAAGTCTCTATGAGCATTGTGTCCGTGCAATCAAACATGGCTTACGCTTTGGTGAACATCAATTACCGCTGATGGGCTGCGGCGACTGGAACGATGGCATGAATCTCGTTGGTCGTGACGGCAAAGGAGAGAGTGTTTGGCTGGGCTGGTTTCTGTACCACAACCTGCGGCTGTTCGCCGATCTGGCGCGTGGCCGAAATGACAAAGACTTTGCCGATATGTGCAAAGGGCAGGCATCACAACTGCTCACCAACATCGAGGCCAATGCCTGGGATGGCGACTGGTATCGGCGTGCCTATTTCGATGACGGCACCCCCTTGGGCTCGTCTGCCAACGACGAATGCCAGATTGATTCCATCAGCCAAAGCTGGGCTGTCATTTCCGGTGGCGGCGACCCAATCCGAACCCGTCAGTCCATGAAGGCGGTGGATAAACATCTGGTGCGGCGCGATGCCCGGTTAATCCAGCTGCTGGCCCCGCCCCTGGACACGTCGGACCTTGAGCCCGGTTATATCAAAGGGTACGTGCCCGGCGTCCGCGAGAACGGCGGCCAATATACCCATGCCGCAATCTGGACCACAATGGCCTTTGCCATGATGGGGGACAGGAAACGGGCCTGGGAATTATTCGCCATGATCAATCCGGTCAACCACGGCAGCGGGCTTGCAGAAATCGAACGCTATAAGGTCGAGCCCTACGTTATGTGTGCAGATATTTACGGTGCGTCACCACACACCGGACGAGGCGGCTGGACCTGGTATACCGGGGCGGCAGGCTGGATGTACCGGCTGACCGTGGAAACACTCCTGGGGCTGCAACTTGAAGGGGATCGCCTGCTCATTGCACCGTGTATCCCGGACCATTGGGAGTCGTATAAAATCCACTACCGTTATCGTGAGACGGTTTATCACATCACCATAAAGAGCGTGAAGAGCGTGGATGAAAAGTCGGAGGAGCAGGTAGTTCAGATGATTCAGGTAACAGCAGACGGAGTCGTTGTGGAGAACGCGGGACAACGGCAAGGTATAATTCCTCTTGTGGACGACCACCAGGAGCATCACGTCGAGGTGACTGTGGGGAGCGGACATCTCAACAGCGAATGA
- a CDS encoding COR domain-containing protein, which yields MQGQKIFCSYATNNAGAQAMMNEELLIRIRGAKASGATELDLRNQRLTALMPEIGQLTNLTELYLTGNRLSTLPPEIGQLRNLQKLHLWGNKLTTLPPELFRLVNLIYLDLRNNQLTALPLELFQLTNLTWLDLSHNQLTTLLSEIGQLTNLTWLDLGDNQLNTLPLEICQLTKLERLWLDDNPLTTPPPEIVKQGIDTIHQYFAELEKSNRPLNEVKILLVGDGAAGKTSLVKQLLGEVFDKDEDTTHGINIRGWDVEAGGTPIKVNIWDFGGQEIMHATHQFFLSKRSLYVLVLDGRKDERAEYWLQHIESFGDDSPVLVVLNKQDSNPSFDLNRPFLQEKYKGIRSFFHTSCADGRGIDQFKEALIDELGKVPMIGIRWPQSWFQIKQRIEGMQCPYISREEYGDLCAEAGLAGDDSRETLVDFLHDLGVAVHFKGLALKAMHILDPVWVTNAVYKIINAEEMADSKGILHEECLDSILKQCHGDKHCYPAHTHVYLLELMKKFELCYPAGTEAVLIPQLLPVPEPEFTFDYSNALGFVLHYQSFLPPSAFPRFMVKVHQSIKPGLCWRTGAVLYDKESGSEAVVKADTEARRIYLRVNGPRRKEFLSFLWFSLREINSSFEKLAVSERIPMPDAPHITADYQTLLNCLKEGIEKYMPDGAAKSYNVKELLGLVELAGEDEMRQLMRKIETRLDGKESAAETVNHLIEMKPNFFGMGFNLNELFTRILGKKKQR from the coding sequence ATGCAGGGGCAAAAGATTTTTTGCTCCTATGCCACAAATAATGCAGGTGCGCAGGCCATGATGAATGAAGAACTGCTGATAAGGATACGAGGTGCTAAGGCAAGCGGGGCGACGGAGCTTGATCTGCGTAATCAGAGACTCACCGCACTAATGCCGGAAATCGGCCAGCTCACAAACCTGACTGAGCTTTACCTCACTGGCAACCGGTTGAGCACCCTGCCGCCGGAGATTGGTCAGCTCAGGAATCTACAAAAGCTTCACCTCTGGGGTAATAAACTCACCACCCTGCCGCCTGAGCTATTCCGGCTAGTCAATCTGATTTATCTTGACCTCCGCAACAACCAGCTCACTGCCCTGCCGCTGGAGCTGTTCCAACTCACCAACCTAACTTGGCTTGACCTCAGCCACAACCAGCTCACCACACTGCTGTCGGAAATCGGCCAGCTTACAAACCTGACTTGGCTTGACCTTGGTGATAACCAGCTCAACACCCTGCCGCTGGAAATCTGTCAGCTTACCAAGCTGGAAAGACTTTGGCTTGACGACAACCCCCTCACTACCCCGCCGCCTGAGATTGTCAAGCAGGGCATTGATACCATCCACCAGTATTTCGCCGAGCTGGAAAAGAGCAATCGCCCCCTCAACGAGGTAAAGATTCTCCTCGTCGGTGATGGCGCAGCAGGCAAGACTTCGCTGGTCAAGCAGCTCCTCGGCGAGGTATTTGACAAAGATGAAGACACCACGCATGGTATCAACATCCGGGGCTGGGATGTGGAGGCAGGCGGCACACCGATCAAGGTCAACATCTGGGACTTTGGCGGGCAGGAGATCATGCACGCCACGCACCAGTTCTTCCTGTCCAAGCGTAGCCTGTACGTTCTCGTGCTTGATGGCCGCAAGGACGAGCGGGCTGAATACTGGCTCCAGCACATTGAGAGCTTTGGCGATGATTCGCCGGTCTTGGTCGTACTCAACAAGCAGGACAGCAACCCCTCGTTCGACCTCAACCGTCCTTTCCTGCAAGAAAAATACAAAGGCATCCGCAGCTTCTTCCACACCTCTTGCGCTGACGGCAGGGGTATTGACCAGTTCAAAGAAGCACTCATAGACGAGCTGGGCAAGGTGCCGATGATCGGCATCCGCTGGCCGCAGAGCTGGTTTCAGATCAAGCAGCGCATCGAAGGGATGCAGTGTCCCTACATCAGCCGCGAAGAGTACGGCGACCTGTGCGCAGAGGCGGGCTTGGCCGGGGATGACAGCCGCGAGACGCTGGTGGATTTCCTCCATGATCTCGGCGTGGCCGTGCATTTCAAGGGGCTTGCCCTGAAGGCCATGCACATACTTGATCCGGTCTGGGTCACCAATGCAGTCTATAAGATCATCAATGCCGAGGAGATGGCGGACAGCAAGGGCATCCTGCACGAAGAATGCCTGGACAGCATCCTGAAGCAGTGCCACGGGGACAAGCACTGCTACCCGGCCCACACGCATGTTTATCTGCTGGAGCTGATGAAGAAGTTTGAGCTGTGCTACCCTGCTGGCACGGAGGCCGTGCTTATCCCCCAACTCCTGCCGGTGCCGGAGCCGGAATTCACCTTTGACTACAGCAATGCACTGGGCTTTGTCCTCCATTATCAAAGCTTTCTGCCGCCGTCGGCCTTTCCCCGCTTTATGGTCAAAGTGCATCAGAGCATCAAGCCAGGTCTCTGCTGGCGCACCGGTGCGGTGCTGTACGACAAGGAGAGCGGCAGCGAGGCGGTGGTCAAGGCGGATACCGAGGCCCGGCGCATTTATCTCCGGGTGAATGGCCCACGCCGCAAAGAGTTTCTCAGCTTCCTCTGGTTCTCGTTGCGGGAGATCAACAGCAGCTTTGAAAAGCTGGCCGTGAGCGAGCGCATCCCCATGCCGGATGCTCCGCATATCACCGCTGATTACCAGACCCTGCTCAACTGCCTGAAGGAGGGTATAGAGAAATATATGCCTGACGGTGCAGCGAAGTCCTATAATGTGAAGGAGCTGCTTGGCTTGGTGGAGCTGGCAGGAGAAGATGAGATGCGTCAACTGATGCGCAAGATAGAGACCCGCCTTGACGGGAAGGAGTCCGCAGCAGAGACGGTCAATCACCTTATCGAGATGAAGCCGAATTTCTTCGGTATGGGCTTCAACCTGAACGAGCTGTTCACCCGCATACTTGGCAAAAAGAAGCAGAGGTAG